A section of the Arcobacter roscoffensis genome encodes:
- the mqnP gene encoding menaquinone biosynthesis prenyltransferase MqnP, whose amino-acid sequence MEKLIKKINDFNELVMFKHSIFSLPFIFIAMVVAAKGWFGFKLLILGVLAALTARNFAMGFNRYMDRDIDALNPRTENRPNVDGRISVKSMLIFNIANALGFIAVAYFVNDLAFYLSIPILIIIGSYSYFKRFSYLAHVILGISLALAPIAGVVAVSESIPLWTVLLSIGVMFWVAGFDLLYSLQDMEVDKKLKLHSIPSKFGAQKTMYISRVFHTLTVLFWLLFVITSNSGIFAYIAVLASAIMLSYEHYLVNKDFTKIDRAFFTVNGYLGIVFFVLIVIDNIF is encoded by the coding sequence ATGGAAAAACTCATAAAAAAAATTAACGATTTCAATGAACTAGTAATGTTTAAACACTCTATCTTTTCTCTTCCATTTATTTTTATTGCGATGGTTGTAGCTGCAAAAGGATGGTTTGGATTTAAACTACTTATCTTAGGTGTTTTAGCCGCATTAACTGCACGAAACTTTGCAATGGGCTTTAATAGGTATATGGATAGAGACATCGATGCTTTAAATCCAAGAACTGAAAATAGACCAAATGTAGATGGAAGAATTTCTGTAAAATCTATGCTTATTTTTAATATTGCAAATGCTTTAGGTTTTATAGCTGTTGCTTATTTTGTAAATGACTTAGCTTTTTATTTATCAATACCCATTTTGATAATAATTGGTTCATATTCTTATTTTAAAAGATTTTCATATTTAGCACATGTTATCTTAGGTATCTCTTTAGCATTAGCCCCAATAGCAGGGGTAGTTGCTGTAAGTGAATCTATACCTTTATGGACAGTACTTTTAAGTATTGGTGTTATGTTTTGGGTGGCGGGGTTTGACTTGCTTTACTCACTTCAAGATATGGAAGTAGATAAAAAACTAAAGTTACATTCAATACCATCAAAATTTGGTGCACAAAAAACTATGTATATTTCTAGGGTATTTCATACCTTAACAGTACTTTTTTGGTTGTTATTTGTAATAACATCAAATAGCGGTATCTTTGCTTATATAGCAGTACTAGCAAGTGCTATTATGCTTTCATATGAACACTATTTAGTAAATAAAGATTTTACAAAAATAGATAGGGCATTTTTTACTGTAAATGGATATTTAGGAATTGTATTTTTTGTTCTTATAGTTATAGATAATATATTTTAA
- a CDS encoding GGDEF domain-containing protein: MSEKLKEVTYLTVKDLKNNEIVLPGDYSKKFAEFAKELKVDIENKQAVLDELHYDNSRVEKIVKSTHENLDSIKNSTAQAKVAIENKDKKALDSITSELSEMQKQIQFLQKELFSDSLTSAYNRKWFMDSFLENESFKEEGKLCFIDLNKFKSINDTYGHLLGDQVLKYLVRFLSKELDYEGADVVRYAGDEFMVLFTGEILNSIDIENTMLETQVKLSKQKLKSAKIESLQFSFSYGIVDFKEGDKIENILEKADELMYENKMKNR; this comes from the coding sequence ATGAGTGAAAAACTAAAAGAAGTTACATATCTTACGGTAAAAGATTTAAAAAATAATGAGATAGTTTTGCCTGGTGACTATTCAAAAAAATTTGCCGAGTTTGCAAAAGAATTAAAAGTAGATATTGAAAATAAACAAGCTGTTTTAGATGAACTGCATTATGACAATAGTAGAGTAGAAAAAATAGTAAAATCTACACATGAAAACTTAGATAGTATCAAAAACTCTACAGCTCAAGCTAAAGTTGCTATTGAAAATAAAGATAAAAAAGCTCTTGATTCAATCACAAGTGAATTAAGCGAAATGCAAAAACAAATACAGTTTTTACAAAAAGAGCTTTTTTCTGATAGTTTAACATCTGCTTATAATAGAAAATGGTTTATGGATTCTTTTTTAGAAAATGAAAGTTTTAAAGAAGAGGGTAAACTTTGTTTTATAGATTTAAACAAATTTAAAAGCATAAATGACACATATGGGCATCTTTTAGGTGATCAGGTTTTAAAATATCTAGTAAGATTCTTATCAAAAGAGCTTGATTATGAGGGAGCTGATGTTGTACGATACGCAGGTGATGAGTTTATGGTACTTTTCACAGGTGAAATATTAAATAGTATAGATATTGAAAATACTATGCTAGAAACACAAGTAAAACTTTCAAAACAAAAACTAAAATCTGCAAAAATAGAAAGCTTACAGTTTTCCTTTTCTTATGGAATAGTAGATTTTAAAGAAGGTGATAAGATAGAAAATATCTTAGAGAAAGCAGATGAACTAATGTACGAAAATAAGATGAAAAATAGGTAA
- a CDS encoding tyrosine-type recombinase/integrase, producing the protein MYKMTQPKLFNRGSKLWIRFTLDNQNIRKPLYLDDTKENRKLVKTEIIPQILLKVYSGKFFENESVKNIPTVDEYMKESFELHKGSRSNSTSLMYKRNYNKHIKDVLGHMRLDKVTSNHITYWQNNLRENLHLAKGSILRIRSCLNVMYEDAIENDIVQVNPVKKAKKLRETENPLVKRVKLKPFNLMEIQSILNVLKDSDKNLIATLFYTGMRAGECIGLKWEYIDFNKKTISVREQMVDGVQKEILKTARSQRTIPIIDILIPYLKHQYELTGKQNSYVFLTARTNKHYHSSGKIREQIWVKALKEANVPYRNLHQTRGTFISTLISNGEDINYVSKIAGHENVKVTLEKYSEYIPVKNLDFGKCFNG; encoded by the coding sequence ATGTATAAAATGACACAACCAAAACTATTTAATAGAGGCTCTAAACTTTGGATAAGATTTACTCTTGATAACCAAAATATTAGAAAACCTCTTTACCTAGACGATACTAAGGAAAATAGAAAACTGGTTAAAACAGAAATAATTCCACAAATACTTCTAAAGGTATATAGTGGGAAGTTCTTTGAAAATGAAAGTGTTAAAAATATTCCAACAGTTGATGAATATATGAAAGAGTCTTTTGAACTGCATAAGGGAAGTCGTTCAAATTCTACTAGTCTTATGTATAAAAGAAATTACAATAAACATATAAAAGATGTATTGGGTCATATGAGATTAGATAAGGTTACCAGTAACCATATAACATATTGGCAAAACAACTTAAGAGAGAATCTACATTTAGCAAAAGGAAGTATCTTAAGAATTAGGTCTTGTCTAAATGTAATGTATGAAGATGCAATTGAAAATGATATAGTTCAAGTCAATCCAGTTAAAAAAGCTAAGAAGCTTAGAGAAACAGAAAATCCACTAGTAAAGAGAGTTAAACTAAAACCTTTTAACCTTATGGAAATTCAATCAATTTTAAATGTATTAAAAGATTCTGATAAAAATTTAATTGCTACTCTATTTTATACTGGAATGAGAGCAGGAGAATGTATAGGTTTAAAATGGGAATATATTGACTTCAATAAAAAGACAATCTCAGTTAGAGAACAAATGGTTGATGGTGTTCAAAAAGAAATACTAAAAACTGCAAGAAGTCAGAGGACAATTCCTATTATTGATATTCTAATTCCATACCTTAAACATCAATACGAATTAACTGGAAAACAAAACTCTTATGTATTCTTAACAGCTAGAACAAATAAACATTATCATAGTTCTGGGAAGATAAGAGAACAAATTTGGGTAAAAGCTTTAAAAGAAGCTAATGTTCCTTATAGAAATCTACATCAAACAAGAGGTACATTTATATCAACTCTTATATCAAATGGAGAGGATATTAATTATGTAAGTAAAATTGCAGGACATGAAAATGTAAAAGTTACATTAGAAAAATACTCTGAATATATACCTGTAAAAAACCTAGATTTTGGGAAATGTTTCAATGGATAA
- a CDS encoding helix-turn-helix domain-containing protein has protein sequence MNIPFENLEKINEVLEKLNILEQKINSEKRWLNTKEASYYLGYSKEHIHKLKDNYLIEGKHYYKKAGRVLFDKLELDTWVTTSLANKDTKAITEKLLEGIL, from the coding sequence ATGAATATACCATTTGAGAATTTAGAAAAAATAAATGAAGTATTAGAAAAATTAAATATATTAGAACAAAAGATTAATAGTGAGAAAAGATGGCTAAATACAAAAGAAGCATCTTATTATCTTGGATATTCAAAAGAGCATATCCATAAACTAAAAGATAACTATTTAATTGAGGGTAAACACTACTATAAAAAGGCTGGTAGAGTTTTGTTTGATAAGTTAGAATTAGATACATGGGTAACCACTTCATTAGCGAATAAAGACACAAAAGCAATAACAGAAAAATTACTTGAAGGTATTTTATAA